A section of the Chryseobacterium ginsenosidimutans genome encodes:
- a CDS encoding bacteriocin-like protein — protein sequence MKNLKKLSREQLKTVSGGAGDDKFYGGGGGCHCHGCGPSKSYPDGFPPKDFDANSSTDCWAQCDRYRSSCGQ from the coding sequence ATGAAAAATCTAAAAAAACTTTCAAGAGAACAATTAAAGACTGTTAGTGGTGGTGCTGGAGATGATAAGTTCTATGGCGGTGGCGGTGGTTGTCATTGTCATGGATGTGGACCATCTAAAAGCTATCCGGATGGATTTCCGCCAAAAGATTTTGACGCAAATAGTTCTACAGACTGTTGGGCGCAGTGTGATAGATATAGATCTTCATGTGGACAGTAA
- a CDS encoding transketolase family protein — MKYTYTEKKDTRSGFGAGLAELADKNPNVVALCADLIGSLKMEKFIEKAPERFFQVGIAEANMMGLAAGLSITGKIPFTGTFANFSTSRVYDQIRQSIAYSDKNVKICASHAGLTLGEDGATHQVLEDIGMMKMLPGMTVINTCDYNQTKAATLAIADFKGPVYLRFGRPVVPVFIPEDMPFEIGKGILLQEGTDVTIVATGHLVWESLVAADELEKEGISCEVINIHTIKPLDEEIILKSVEKTGKIVSAEEHNYLGGLGESIAGMLARKRPTRQEFVAVNDTFGESATPAELMKKYKIDSTAVKEAVKRILDK; from the coding sequence ATGAAATATACATATACAGAAAAAAAAGATACACGTTCAGGATTCGGAGCCGGATTAGCTGAACTTGCTGATAAAAATCCTAATGTTGTGGCACTTTGCGCAGACCTTATCGGTTCTTTGAAAATGGAAAAATTCATTGAGAAAGCTCCGGAAAGATTCTTCCAGGTTGGTATTGCAGAAGCAAACATGATGGGTCTTGCTGCAGGTCTCAGCATCACAGGAAAAATTCCTTTTACAGGAACTTTTGCCAACTTCTCTACTTCAAGAGTTTATGACCAGATCCGCCAGTCTATTGCTTATTCTGATAAAAATGTAAAAATCTGTGCTTCTCACGCAGGTCTTACTTTAGGAGAAGACGGTGCAACCCACCAGGTTCTGGAAGATATCGGAATGATGAAAATGCTTCCGGGAATGACGGTAATCAATACTTGTGACTACAATCAGACTAAAGCTGCAACTCTTGCAATTGCTGACTTTAAAGGCCCTGTATATTTAAGATTCGGAAGACCTGTAGTTCCTGTTTTTATTCCTGAAGATATGCCTTTCGAAATCGGAAAAGGTATTCTTTTGCAGGAAGGTACTGATGTAACCATTGTTGCAACAGGCCACCTTGTATGGGAGTCTCTTGTGGCTGCAGATGAGCTTGAAAAAGAAGGTATTTCTTGTGAAGTGATCAACATCCATACAATTAAACCTTTGGACGAAGAAATCATCTTAAAATCAGTTGAAAAAACAGGTAAAATCGTATCTGCTGAAGAACACAACTATCTTGGCGGTTTAGGAGAATCTATTGCAGGAATGTTGGCCAGAAAAAGACCTACAAGACAGGAATTCGTTGCTGTAAATGATACTTTCGGAGAATCTGCAACACCAGCTGAATTAATGAAAAAATATAAAATTGACTCTACTGCCGTGAAAGAAGCGGTGAAGAGAATTTTAGATAAATAA
- a CDS encoding GLPGLI family protein: MAHLKFNNLLFFIFLFGGIFFGFSQNYQVLYKVNFRPKKEKADLKTEYMRLETLGKSKSIFYNFINKKDSVNSLKGDQTPYLRFTVIQGDKNYKYYGNFNDLYFVFNEPLKVDWKINNKTSDFNGYKVQEAKIELDERKWIALFAPEVPITSGPYKFSGLPGLILKVYSEDGDYSFEMIELTKYTSESYINSFQTSRFVAIKKKKIETFISNFLKDPGAQNFKLVNSYGDSFDYNFSGNRDNSYKDMNEYVKGVFEKYDNPVDNKIYLLIF; the protein is encoded by the coding sequence ATGGCTCACCTAAAATTTAATAATTTACTTTTTTTCATATTTCTATTTGGAGGAATCTTCTTTGGGTTTTCTCAAAACTATCAGGTTCTCTACAAGGTAAATTTTCGCCCTAAAAAAGAAAAAGCAGATCTTAAAACAGAATATATGCGGTTGGAAACTTTAGGCAAATCTAAAAGTATTTTCTATAATTTTATTAATAAAAAAGATTCGGTAAATAGTTTAAAAGGAGATCAAACTCCGTATTTAAGATTCACTGTTATCCAAGGGGACAAAAACTATAAATATTACGGAAACTTTAATGATTTATATTTTGTTTTTAATGAGCCTTTGAAGGTTGATTGGAAAATAAATAATAAAACTTCTGATTTTAATGGCTATAAAGTTCAGGAAGCTAAAATAGAACTCGATGAAAGAAAATGGATCGCTTTATTTGCTCCGGAAGTTCCTATTACATCCGGACCTTATAAATTCTCAGGTTTACCAGGATTAATATTGAAGGTGTATTCCGAGGATGGAGATTACAGTTTCGAAATGATTGAACTTACCAAATATACATCTGAAAGTTATATTAATTCTTTTCAGACTAGTAGATTCGTTGCAATAAAAAAGAAAAAGATTGAAACATTTATTTCTAACTTTTTAAAAGATCCGGGGGCACAAAACTTTAAATTGGTAAATAGCTATGGTGACTCATTTGATTATAATTTTAGTGGAAACAGAGACAATTCGTATAAAGATATGAATGAATATGTGAAAGGAGTTTTCGAAAAATATGATAATCCAGTGGACAATAAAATTTATCTATTGATTTTTTAA
- the tsaD gene encoding tRNA (adenosine(37)-N6)-threonylcarbamoyltransferase complex transferase subunit TsaD codes for MSDSIILGIESSCDDTSAAIIKGNSILSNIAANQAIHKEYGGVVPELASRAHQQNIIPVVEKSLTKANIQQNAISAIGFTRGPGLLGSLLVGTSFAKSLAMSLDIPLIEVNHLQAHILAHFIEDANPMPPKFPFLCLTVSGGHTMIVLVKDYFDMEIIGKTIDDAAGEAFDKIGKIFDLDYPAGPIIDKLAKEGNPDSYKFNKPKLENYDYSFSGIKTSVLYFIQKEVKKDPDFIKNSIYDLCASVQKTIIEILMNKLEKAAKDLNIKEVAIAGGVSANSALRQAMQDNNGKLGWNIYIPKFEYTTDNAAMIAMVAQLKFERGEFTDLRTSATAKYDL; via the coding sequence ATGAGCGACTCTATAATTTTAGGTATTGAATCGTCTTGCGACGACACATCAGCAGCTATCATCAAGGGAAATTCTATTTTGTCGAACATCGCTGCGAATCAGGCAATCCATAAAGAATATGGCGGTGTTGTTCCTGAGCTTGCGTCGCGTGCGCATCAGCAAAATATCATCCCCGTTGTTGAAAAATCTCTAACTAAAGCAAATATACAACAAAATGCAATTTCAGCTATAGGATTTACACGTGGACCCGGACTTTTGGGTTCGCTTCTTGTGGGAACTTCATTTGCTAAGTCTTTGGCAATGAGTCTGGATATTCCTTTAATTGAAGTAAACCATTTACAGGCGCACATTTTAGCACATTTCATTGAAGATGCAAATCCTATGCCGCCCAAATTTCCTTTTTTGTGCCTTACAGTAAGCGGAGGTCACACAATGATTGTTCTTGTGAAGGATTATTTTGATATGGAAATCATTGGAAAAACCATTGATGACGCTGCAGGAGAAGCATTTGATAAGATCGGAAAAATCTTTGATCTGGATTATCCGGCAGGTCCGATTATTGATAAACTGGCAAAAGAAGGAAATCCTGATTCATATAAATTTAATAAACCGAAATTAGAGAATTACGATTATTCTTTCAGCGGAATTAAAACTTCCGTGTTATATTTTATACAAAAAGAAGTAAAAAAAGATCCTGATTTTATCAAAAATAGTATTTATGACCTTTGTGCTTCTGTTCAGAAAACCATCATTGAAATTTTGATGAATAAACTGGAAAAAGCTGCAAAAGATTTAAATATCAAAGAAGTCGCAATTGCAGGTGGAGTTTCCGCCAACTCGGCATTACGACAAGCCATGCAGGATAATAACGGAAAATTAGGCTGGAATATCTACATTCCAAAATTTGAATATACAACTGATAATGCCGCAATGATTGCCATGGTGGCTCAATTGAAATTTGAGAGAGGGGAATTTACCGATCTTAGAACTTCTGCAACAGCAAAATACGATTTATGA
- a CDS encoding Lrp/AsnC family transcriptional regulator yields MNYQLDEIDKKILDFLVENTRMPFTEIAKQMDVSAGTIHVRVKKMEDAGIILGSSLNIDYGKLDYHFTAFIGILLTKSNRTQEVLKELSTLPNVIEASVISGKYNIFCKVRAKNTEDAKKIIYQIDDIQDVMRTESMISMEEYLSDKNRLINAISI; encoded by the coding sequence ATGAACTATCAACTGGACGAAATAGACAAGAAAATTCTTGATTTCTTAGTAGAAAATACAAGAATGCCTTTTACTGAAATTGCAAAACAGATGGATGTATCTGCTGGAACAATTCACGTAAGAGTGAAAAAGATGGAAGATGCAGGTATTATTTTGGGATCATCTCTTAATATCGATTATGGAAAGCTGGACTATCACTTCACTGCTTTCATTGGAATTTTATTGACAAAATCTAACAGAACTCAAGAGGTTCTGAAAGAATTATCAACTCTTCCTAACGTAATTGAAGCTAGCGTTATTTCTGGAAAATACAACATTTTCTGTAAAGTAAGAGCTAAAAATACAGAAGATGCTAAGAAAATCATCTATCAAATTGATGATATTCAGGATGTAATGAGAACTGAAAGTATGATTTCTATGGAAGAATACCTAAGTGACAAGAACAGGCTGATCAACGCGATCTCTATATAA
- a CDS encoding RsmE family RNA methyltransferase produces the protein MKLFFGEINKGKAIINDEEQQHIVKVLRMKNGEEIHVTDGKGNLASGKLMIEGKKAGIEVSEIKTETLDFNPKLHIAIAPTKNIDRIEFFVEKAVEMGISEITILQTEKTERKNLNIDKIRKQAIAASKQSLRFHFPVINDLIKLSDFLKNIEVETTFVAHCNENLERINLNEIPKLQNITFLIGPEGDFSEKEINYLSENKIKAVSLGNQRLRTETAGVFVAAWNYNKMI, from the coding sequence ATGAAACTTTTTTTTGGCGAAATCAATAAAGGAAAAGCAATTATCAACGACGAAGAACAGCAACACATTGTGAAAGTTCTTCGTATGAAAAACGGTGAAGAAATTCATGTAACCGATGGGAAAGGAAACTTGGCTTCCGGAAAATTAATGATTGAAGGTAAAAAAGCAGGAATCGAAGTTTCAGAAATCAAAACTGAAACTCTAGATTTCAATCCTAAACTTCATATTGCGATTGCTCCGACAAAAAATATTGACCGAATCGAATTTTTCGTGGAAAAAGCTGTAGAAATGGGAATTTCTGAGATTACGATTCTTCAAACCGAAAAAACTGAGCGAAAGAATTTAAATATTGATAAAATCAGGAAACAGGCGATTGCAGCTTCGAAGCAAAGTCTGAGATTTCATTTTCCTGTTATTAATGATTTAATTAAATTATCTGATTTTCTGAAAAATATTGAGGTTGAAACTACTTTTGTGGCGCACTGCAACGAAAATTTAGAAAGAATCAATTTAAATGAAATTCCGAAACTGCAAAATATTACATTTTTGATTGGTCCGGAAGGGGATTTTTCTGAGAAAGAAATCAATTATTTATCTGAGAATAAAATAAAAGCGGTGTCGCTTGGAAACCAAAGACTCAGAACGGAAACTGCGGGAGTTTTTGTTGCTGCGTGGAATTATAATAAAATGATTTAA
- a CDS encoding transketolase encodes MSKSIEELKSLTTQIRRDILRMVHAVNSGHPGGSLGCTEFFTALYGKVMNYSLPFTMEGKNEDHFYLSNGHISPVFYSTLARFGFFPVKELSTFRKLDSRLQGHPTTHEGLPGIRVASGSLGQGLSVALGVAQGKKLDKDSSLVYTLHGDGELQEGQNWEALMYAAAKKVDNIISTIDYNGRQIDGDTDNVLSLGNLHAKLEAFGWTVLEEKNGNDLEAVIAILERAKTETGKEKPVAIILHTEMGYGVDYMMGSHSWHGKAPNDEQLATAFKQLYLEAPADY; translated from the coding sequence ATGAGTAAAAGTATCGAAGAGCTAAAATCTCTTACTACGCAAATCAGAAGAGACATTTTAAGAATGGTTCATGCTGTAAATTCTGGTCACCCAGGTGGAAGTTTAGGTTGTACCGAATTCTTCACAGCCCTTTACGGAAAAGTGATGAACTACAGTCTTCCTTTCACAATGGAAGGTAAAAATGAAGATCATTTCTATCTATCAAACGGACATATTTCGCCGGTATTCTATTCTACTCTAGCCAGATTCGGTTTTTTCCCGGTTAAAGAATTAAGTACTTTCAGAAAATTAGATTCCAGATTGCAAGGTCACCCTACAACTCATGAAGGTCTTCCTGGGATTAGAGTAGCTTCAGGTTCTTTGGGGCAAGGTCTATCTGTTGCTTTGGGTGTAGCTCAGGGTAAAAAATTAGACAAAGACAGCTCTTTAGTATATACTTTACATGGAGATGGAGAATTGCAGGAAGGTCAGAATTGGGAGGCTTTAATGTATGCTGCGGCTAAAAAAGTTGATAATATTATTTCCACAATCGATTACAATGGACGTCAGATCGACGGTGATACAGACAATGTCCTGAGCTTAGGAAATCTTCATGCTAAACTTGAAGCTTTCGGATGGACTGTTTTAGAAGAGAAAAACGGTAACGATCTTGAAGCAGTAATTGCAATTCTTGAAAGAGCAAAAACTGAAACAGGAAAAGAAAAACCCGTAGCAATTATTCTTCATACAGAAATGGGCTATGGTGTAGATTATATGATGGGTTCTCACTCTTGGCACGGAAAAGCTCCGAATGACGAGCAGTTGGCAACAGCTTTCAAACAATTATATTTAGAAGCTCCGGCTGATTATTAA
- a CDS encoding TrmH family RNA methyltransferase, with protein MKDLAQTYEYLQQFLTEERLAKIEHFSPESSDFILPVLEDVYQFRNAAAIVRSVEACGFHKVVALQEENNFEPNLRVTKGADTWVEVEKLPRNMESFQKIKDKGYKIVAVSLENNAKMLPEYEINEPIALVFGTEMEGVSQEILNFADETLAIPMFGFTRSFNVSVAASICMYELKQKLMKSNIDYKLNEEKLLRMKIRWAVNSIKSGEQIFNKYLKDNNFSF; from the coding sequence ATGAAAGATTTAGCACAAACTTATGAGTATTTGCAACAGTTTTTAACGGAGGAAAGATTAGCGAAAATTGAACATTTCTCACCTGAGAGTTCAGATTTTATACTTCCTGTTTTAGAAGATGTTTATCAGTTTCGAAATGCTGCCGCCATTGTACGTTCCGTGGAAGCCTGCGGTTTTCATAAGGTCGTGGCTCTGCAGGAGGAAAATAATTTCGAGCCCAATCTTCGGGTAACAAAAGGTGCGGATACTTGGGTTGAGGTTGAAAAGCTGCCTAGAAATATGGAATCTTTTCAGAAAATTAAAGATAAAGGATACAAAATTGTTGCAGTTTCGCTGGAAAATAATGCTAAAATGTTGCCTGAATATGAAATTAACGAACCGATTGCCTTAGTTTTCGGAACCGAGATGGAAGGCGTTTCTCAGGAAATTTTAAATTTTGCGGACGAAACATTAGCAATTCCCATGTTCGGTTTTACAAGAAGTTTTAATGTTTCAGTCGCAGCTTCAATCTGTATGTATGAATTGAAACAAAAGTTGATGAAATCAAATATTGATTACAAGCTTAACGAAGAGAAATTATTAAGAATGAAAATCCGTTGGGCGGTGAATTCTATAAAAAGCGGTGAGCAGATTTTCAACAAGTATTTGAAGGACAATAATTTCAGCTTTTAA
- a CDS encoding translocation/assembly module TamB, translated as MAKLENNNENENKKSVAGNLGDQVQKTFENAEGVVKETVKEASELASDAIHHPVKTAEEFGKQAVKDVTSYSWWARLLLILFWIAFGLIAAIFIVINLPVTKQWAADQALQIVNRDFKAQMSTESVEVNFFGNVKIKGLKIKDYKGFDFIQSKEFTANSDWFSLATNIGKNNSLSFNSLTLKNADIKVITYKGDSISNFIRFTQLFDSGKKRDPSKPPFQLNSRLQILDSKVSIINLNSPGEAGKWLTATNFNLKAPNVKVNGRNVSALINNMSFTTKRWGKSHFIDTFSTELSMTKDFLALKDLTLNTDHSLLQGDIKFNLHDDGSWSDFADKVKWEMNMKLGSQLSGYDISYFVTNWDNFKPFNVSGKMTGPLNDFRLDNFLIRNPDVNIATKKMKVNKLLKGNFLIETNDLSVDFTYKDLKAMMPSFISRKMKNFADDFGKLKYNGAASVNPNKVYVSSGNLMTGIGQAKITKFSLTDYSTAMPKYVGIAEIKDLNTSVITKNKSVGLISGRFDINGQSFDVNTMRLTTKSQITSVEIMNKEINNLYLDGLLDHKKYNGLITVNDEQAKATIKGLIDFSTSRISMNVDADVNYLNMNYFTDKPGSQIVSGKVNGKMSMSSINDLTLDVEANNISFATATQKYSIPNAKIKTFIENGGRVIDVDAPGAVNGKISGRYNLGDLAGMVENGLNKILVGPAPRKLYRSQNFVMNFDVQQGLVSYFLPDLKIPQGAKVEGQYDGNSNNLILNLDAASLKYIMTKTQEITEADKALAAANPAYKINERDNVTRDSAMVDSVMVRINTANLDEQIFAKINRIQYNKNVLKDITLSGRNENNTILHLATKFKHGSPEDEVDDNLKEYAINVNQSTNAGGDFVFRFEPTEVKFNNVTWAIDTNPELNHSITYRKKEGDFDIQNLRVYSENSALFIKEAQFKSAKDFYVDAEVDNFAIEKLLEMQSGGNAMNIKGLANGSVKIKMDKSTLQPLVDMTIDDIMMNGNDMGDITISATNGYSLNVYDVDVKVNSAGVLGNNSLHVTGTVNNNTSSPTIDLTAEMRDFDVAFAQQFVTTVFGNLRGKATGDLKVAGKFNDLDYSGDIALKGFGLKLLFTGVDYSFDDTVIPLTKGLAILNNIEVHDGRTNSKGNISGAIQFETISSMGVNLVMRADNLLMLNTSQKEYDLFWGRVYGQGDLYVDGPVSGLNLSTPNMKALSGSTFTFNSGSTSNVEEFKMLRFLKEGKDGLVTLEDKKKSGANMNIDFALDVDKGTTVNVLVGDDVGSIMVKGAAEKLRFQMSRQGNIAMNGTYKVDNGTFISKAILNKTFQIEKGSSIRWDGDAMKPALDITANYVRMVSNAGEYLNMGSLQPISILLQANITQSLIDPKVDLNVTALDVSSQVKETLAAKMTQEGEKVLQFGSVLLLSSFNVSNTGGVDVDVAGVAESSGYNMLLKQLGSVLNTMSNEFQIDLNYVKGDQYSNTGDRANAGVSFALSPRIKVKTGLGIPLTKTENTETNYLSGEGTIEYDISKKNDGSLILRGYSKPSNIGMVNGAGSNGTANQAYGGGIVWSKSFNSLFKKKKKDKKQPAAETVIKTDSTKSEAK; from the coding sequence ATGGCAAAGTTAGAGAATAATAACGAGAATGAGAACAAAAAATCAGTAGCTGGAAACTTAGGTGACCAGGTACAGAAAACTTTTGAAAATGCAGAAGGAGTTGTAAAGGAGACAGTTAAAGAAGCATCTGAGTTGGCATCAGATGCGATTCATCATCCCGTAAAAACTGCCGAAGAGTTTGGTAAACAGGCTGTAAAAGATGTTACGAGCTATTCTTGGTGGGCGAGGCTTTTATTAATACTTTTCTGGATTGCTTTCGGGTTAATTGCAGCAATTTTTATTGTCATTAATCTTCCGGTAACAAAACAATGGGCTGCAGATCAGGCTTTGCAGATTGTAAACAGAGATTTCAAGGCACAGATGTCCACAGAAAGTGTGGAAGTTAACTTCTTTGGTAATGTGAAAATTAAAGGCTTAAAAATAAAAGATTATAAAGGTTTTGATTTTATTCAATCTAAAGAATTTACTGCAAATTCTGACTGGTTTTCTTTAGCGACAAACATTGGTAAAAACAATTCTTTAAGCTTTAATTCTCTTACTCTAAAAAATGCTGACATAAAAGTCATAACCTATAAAGGAGACAGTATCTCAAATTTTATCCGTTTTACACAATTGTTTGACAGCGGCAAAAAAAGAGATCCGAGTAAACCGCCTTTTCAGTTAAATTCAAGATTACAGATTCTTGATTCTAAGGTTTCTATTATTAACCTGAATTCTCCCGGAGAAGCAGGAAAATGGCTTACTGCAACGAATTTTAATCTTAAAGCTCCAAATGTAAAAGTTAATGGACGAAATGTTTCTGCTTTAATCAATAATATGTCCTTCACTACAAAAAGATGGGGGAAATCTCACTTTATAGATACTTTTTCCACAGAATTGTCGATGACAAAGGATTTTCTGGCATTAAAGGATTTGACTTTAAATACGGATCATTCGCTTTTGCAGGGAGATATCAAATTTAATCTTCATGATGACGGATCGTGGTCAGATTTTGCAGATAAAGTGAAATGGGAAATGAATATGAAGTTGGGAAGCCAGTTGAGCGGCTATGATATCAGTTATTTTGTGACGAATTGGGACAACTTTAAGCCATTTAATGTTTCTGGGAAAATGACAGGTCCGTTAAATGATTTTAGACTTGATAATTTCCTGATCAGAAATCCTGACGTAAACATTGCTACAAAAAAAATGAAAGTTAATAAATTATTGAAAGGTAATTTTTTAATTGAAACCAACGATCTTTCAGTTGATTTTACCTATAAAGATCTGAAAGCCATGATGCCTTCCTTTATTTCTAGAAAAATGAAGAATTTTGCTGATGATTTCGGAAAACTGAAATACAATGGAGCGGCAAGCGTAAATCCGAATAAGGTATATGTGTCAAGTGGAAATTTAATGACGGGAATTGGCCAGGCAAAAATTACAAAATTTTCATTAACGGATTACAGCACGGCAATGCCAAAATATGTCGGGATTGCTGAGATTAAAGATTTAAATACTTCGGTAATTACTAAAAATAAATCGGTAGGGCTAATTTCGGGAAGATTTGATATCAATGGACAGAGTTTCGATGTCAATACAATGAGACTAACCACCAAATCTCAGATAACGAGTGTCGAAATTATGAATAAGGAGATCAATAATCTTTACCTTGACGGATTATTGGATCATAAAAAATACAACGGATTAATTACTGTTAACGACGAACAGGCAAAAGCTACGATAAAAGGTTTAATTGATTTCAGCACTTCAAGGATTTCTATGAATGTAGATGCTGATGTTAATTATTTAAACATGAATTATTTTACCGATAAACCAGGAAGCCAAATTGTAAGCGGAAAAGTGAATGGTAAGATGTCGATGTCTTCTATTAATGATCTTACTTTAGATGTTGAAGCGAATAATATCAGTTTTGCAACGGCGACTCAAAAATATTCCATTCCAAATGCTAAAATTAAAACCTTCATCGAAAATGGAGGTCGTGTCATTGACGTAGATGCTCCCGGAGCTGTAAACGGAAAAATTTCAGGTAGATATAATCTTGGAGATCTTGCCGGAATGGTTGAAAACGGATTAAATAAAATTCTTGTTGGCCCTGCTCCAAGAAAATTATACAGAAGTCAGAATTTTGTTATGAATTTTGATGTTCAGCAAGGTTTGGTAAGCTATTTCCTGCCGGATCTGAAAATTCCTCAAGGTGCAAAAGTAGAAGGTCAATATGATGGAAACTCAAATAACCTGATTTTAAATCTTGATGCCGCATCCTTAAAATATATTATGACCAAAACACAGGAGATTACAGAAGCCGATAAAGCTTTGGCAGCTGCGAATCCTGCGTATAAAATTAACGAAAGAGACAATGTCACCAGAGACAGTGCTATGGTTGATAGTGTGATGGTGAGAATCAATACGGCAAATCTTGATGAGCAGATTTTTGCTAAAATTAATAGGATACAGTACAATAAAAATGTTCTTAAAGATATTACTTTAAGCGGAAGGAATGAAAATAATACAATTCTTCATTTGGCTACCAAATTCAAACACGGAAGCCCTGAAGATGAAGTAGATGATAATCTGAAAGAATATGCAATTAATGTAAACCAGTCAACAAATGCAGGAGGTGATTTTGTGTTCAGATTTGAGCCGACAGAAGTGAAATTTAATAATGTCACTTGGGCGATTGATACCAATCCTGAGCTTAATCATTCTATTACGTATCGAAAGAAAGAAGGCGATTTTGATATTCAGAATTTAAGGGTTTATTCTGAAAATAGTGCATTGTTTATAAAAGAAGCTCAGTTTAAGTCGGCTAAAGATTTTTATGTAGATGCTGAAGTTGACAACTTTGCCATCGAAAAGCTTTTGGAAATGCAGTCAGGAGGAAATGCAATGAATATTAAAGGTCTTGCAAACGGGAGTGTGAAGATTAAGATGGACAAAAGTACACTTCAGCCTTTGGTTGATATGACGATCGACGATATCATGATGAATGGAAATGACATGGGAGATATCACAATTTCTGCAACGAACGGTTATTCTTTAAATGTATATGATGTCGACGTAAAAGTGAATTCTGCCGGTGTTCTAGGAAATAACAGCCTTCATGTAACCGGTACTGTGAATAATAATACTTCTTCGCCAACGATCGACCTTACGGCGGAAATGAGAGATTTTGATGTGGCTTTTGCTCAGCAGTTTGTAACGACTGTTTTCGGAAATCTTCGTGGAAAAGCGACCGGAGATCTTAAAGTTGCAGGAAAGTTTAATGATCTTGATTACAGTGGAGATATTGCTTTAAAAGGTTTTGGTTTAAAACTTTTATTCACAGGAGTTGATTACTCTTTTGACGATACGGTGATTCCTTTAACAAAAGGTTTAGCAATTCTTAACAATATTGAAGTACATGACGGAAGAACCAATTCTAAAGGAAATATTTCCGGAGCGATCCAGTTTGAAACAATTTCTTCAATGGGTGTCAACCTTGTAATGAGAGCGGATAATTTATTAATGTTAAATACCAGTCAGAAAGAATATGATCTTTTCTGGGGAAGGGTTTACGGACAGGGTGATTTATATGTTGACGGACCAGTTTCTGGTTTAAACTTATCGACCCCGAATATGAAAGCATTGAGCGGAAGTACATTCACCTTCAATTCAGGATCTACATCTAATGTGGAAGAATTTAAAATGCTGAGGTTCCTGAAAGAAGGAAAAGACGGATTGGTAACTCTTGAAGACAAGAAAAAATCCGGAGCCAATATGAATATCGATTTCGCTTTGGATGTAGACAAAGGAACCACGGTAAATGTTTTGGTTGGTGATGATGTGGGAAGTATCATGGTGAAAGGTGCTGCTGAAAAATTACGTTTTCAGATGAGCAGACAAGGGAATATTGCAATGAATGGTACATATAAAGTGGATAACGGAACTTTTATATCTAAGGCTATTCTAAACAAAACGTTCCAGATTGAAAAAGGAAGCAGCATCCGTTGGGATGGTGATGCGATGAAGCCGGCTCTGGATATTACTGCCAATTATGTGAGGATGGTTTCCAATGCCGGAGAATATCTTAATATGGGTAGTTTGCAGCCAATCAGTATTTTGCTGCAGGCAAATATTACGCAGTCTCTTATCGATCCGAAAGTCGATCTTAATGTTACCGCCTTAGATGTTTCAAGTCAGGTTAAAGAAACTTTGGCTGCAAAAATGACTCAGGAAGGAGAAAAGGTTCTTCAGTTTGGTTCGGTATTGCTTTTAAGCAGTTTTAACGTTTCCAATACAGGTGGAGTAGATGTTGATGTTGCAGGAGTTGCTGAATCTTCAGGTTATAACATGCTTTTAAAACAATTAGGCTCGGTTCTTAATACAATGAGTAATGAATTCCAGATTGACCTTAATTATGTAAAAGGTGACCAGTATTCCAACACAGGAGACAGGGCAAATGCAGGAGTAAGTTTTGCTCTTTCGCCAAGAATTAAAGTGAAAACAGGATTGGGAATACCTTTAACAAAAACTGAAAATACAGAGACTAACTATCTTTCCGGAGAAGGGACGATAGAGTATGATATTTCGAAGAAAAATGACGGAAGCCTTATTCTAAGAGGATATTCTAAACCTTCTAATATTGGGATGGTAAACGGAGCCGGATCAAACGGTACTGCGAATCAAGCCTATGGAGGAGGTATTGTTTGGAGTAAGAGTTTCAATTCTTTGTTTAAAAAGAAGAAAAAAGATAAAAAACAACCTGCTGCAGAAACCGTAATAAAAACAGATTCTACAAAATCCGAAGCCAAATAG